From Proteiniborus sp. MB09-C3, the proteins below share one genomic window:
- a CDS encoding CD3324 family protein, with translation MSYKKATNILPEELVELIQDYVDGEYIYIPRKEENRKKWGTKTSARKHLDLRNSNIYKDYLLGVKVNTLAGKYYLSSKSIQRIILHEKNKRVQK, from the coding sequence ATGAGCTATAAAAAAGCGACTAATATTCTACCCGAAGAACTGGTGGAATTAATACAAGATTATGTTGATGGTGAATACATATATATCCCTAGAAAAGAAGAAAACAGAAAAAAATGGGGAACTAAAACTTCTGCAAGAAAACACTTAGATTTAAGAAATTCAAATATATACAAGGATTACTTGTTAGGAGTTAAGGTAAATACCCTAGCCGGAAAATATTATTTATCATCAAAAAGCATTCAAAGAATTATATTACATGAAAAAAATAAACGTGTACAAAAATAA
- a CDS encoding DUF1062 domain-containing protein, giving the protein MSYLNTIEWEIVPETIPEVKRNCPKCGEKKNYISSEKFRVNANGPLIDIWLIYQCKKCKSTWNMAIHERTNIKEISKDKYEKFLSNDKELAMEYGFDMNIHNKNRTEIIWDSVKYHIISKELNRAGKMENEQQYIIRCKYQLPIRVDRLLCEKLCISRSKVKDLYEKGAIYSQENSNILKLKIFDGMLICINNKYFE; this is encoded by the coding sequence ATGAGCTATTTAAATACAATTGAATGGGAAATTGTTCCTGAAACCATACCGGAAGTAAAAAGAAATTGTCCTAAGTGTGGAGAAAAGAAAAATTATATAAGCAGTGAGAAATTTCGAGTAAATGCAAATGGACCACTTATTGATATATGGTTGATATATCAGTGCAAAAAATGCAAATCTACTTGGAACATGGCAATTCATGAGAGAACAAACATAAAGGAAATCTCTAAAGACAAGTACGAAAAATTCTTGTCAAATGATAAGGAATTAGCTATGGAATATGGCTTTGATATGAATATACACAATAAAAACAGAACAGAAATAATATGGGATAGTGTCAAGTACCATATTATTTCAAAGGAATTAAATAGAGCAGGGAAAATGGAAAACGAGCAGCAATATATAATTAGGTGCAAGTATCAACTCCCAATACGAGTAGATAGATTGCTGTGTGAAAAATTATGCATATCAAGGAGTAAGGTCAAAGATTTATATGAAAAAGGGGCAATATATTCACAAGAGAATTCAAATATTTTGAAACTAAAAATCTTTGATGGAATGCTAATTTGTATTAATAATAAATATTTTGAATGA
- a CDS encoding sugar ABC transporter substrate-binding protein, whose protein sequence is MKKAFKITISFALIAFIFIWPIYVFIYKPAQIEKQNNEKSEEWKGLIQLWDFPRVDSKTGSRYGWIQDKIKKFEKQNPGVFIELTPLDWKKGPNKLEVSLKTGNLPDIAPIGTEYIYMNESVLEPLEEYFTKDEIKEFKYLAMNAVTKDEKIWGVPFMMTTYSMFLNAEIFKQKGVELPLDGNWTYEEFVEKMKALTWDDNSDGKLDYYGFISPIKPDYYNLWGIILSDGAEIVNDKGEYSFYGEKAISGLKKAVDLKQNYKVTPEDFGLYDENEAWDLFFNQRTIAVYPTGSWAAKTLLDKYQSGEGFEYVVANYPIGDRRLPISLNNSVSAYGIFKQEDKGKLDMCIKFLKFITKDNYQKELERLGVFPVKSTVEDTYINDSNMKKIEDCLSYTIPLPKHKEWNEIDRILQNQIRLAIIGEKTAEEAIEEARKQVMQLNGGGR, encoded by the coding sequence ATGAAAAAAGCATTTAAAATTACTATATCCTTTGCCTTAATAGCATTTATTTTTATATGGCCTATATACGTTTTTATATACAAACCAGCACAAATAGAAAAGCAAAATAATGAAAAATCAGAGGAGTGGAAGGGGCTAATTCAGCTTTGGGATTTTCCAAGAGTTGATTCAAAAACAGGAAGTAGATATGGATGGATACAGGATAAAATCAAGAAATTTGAAAAACAAAATCCAGGAGTATTTATCGAGTTGACACCTTTAGATTGGAAAAAAGGACCTAATAAGCTGGAGGTATCCCTTAAAACAGGAAATCTCCCTGATATAGCTCCTATAGGAACGGAGTATATATACATGAATGAATCTGTGCTAGAGCCTTTAGAAGAATACTTTACTAAGGATGAAATTAAAGAATTTAAGTATTTAGCAATGAATGCTGTTACTAAGGATGAAAAAATATGGGGAGTACCATTTATGATGACTACATATTCTATGTTTTTAAATGCTGAGATATTTAAGCAAAAAGGGGTAGAGCTACCCCTAGATGGGAATTGGACCTATGAAGAATTTGTCGAAAAAATGAAGGCTTTGACATGGGATGATAATAGTGATGGTAAATTAGATTATTATGGTTTTATTTCACCAATTAAGCCTGATTATTATAATTTATGGGGTATAATATTAAGTGATGGTGCTGAAATAGTCAATGATAAGGGAGAATACTCCTTTTATGGAGAGAAGGCCATAAGCGGACTTAAAAAAGCTGTTGATTTAAAACAAAATTATAAGGTTACTCCTGAGGACTTTGGGTTATATGATGAAAATGAAGCCTGGGATTTATTCTTTAATCAAAGGACAATAGCAGTCTATCCTACTGGCTCCTGGGCTGCAAAGACTCTCCTAGATAAGTATCAATCTGGAGAAGGCTTTGAATATGTAGTAGCAAATTACCCTATAGGAGATAGAAGACTGCCCATATCCTTAAATAACAGTGTTAGTGCATATGGAATTTTTAAGCAGGAGGATAAAGGTAAGCTGGATATGTGTATTAAGTTTCTAAAGTTCATAACTAAAGATAATTATCAAAAAGAATTAGAAAGACTGGGAGTTTTTCCTGTTAAGAGCACTGTAGAGGATACATATATTAATGATTCGAATATGAAAAAGATAGAGGATTGTTTGTCTTACACTATTCCACTTCCTAAGCATAAAGAATGGAACGAAATAGATAGGATTTTACAGAATCAAATAAGATTGGCTATTATAGGAGAAAAGACTGCTGAGGAAGCTATTGAAGAAGCGAGAAAACAGGTTATGCAATTAAATGGTGGGGGAAGATAA
- the murB gene encoding UDP-N-acetylmuramate dehydrogenase, with product MLDKNHVYRMFKNIIERGTVLTDEPMSKHTSFKIGGPVDVFVIPGTVQELASSIKLCKDEGLGYFVMGNGSNLVIRDKGMRGIVIKISESMSNVEVKGTKLIAEAGALLSVVSKVALRNSLTGLEFASGIPGSLGGAIAMNAGAYGGEMKDVVAKVMCLDTDGNFVEYENADMNFGYRQSRVQNENLIVVQAEMDLKEGSYEDIKAYMNELTEKRTSKQPLNLPSAGSVFRRPEGYFAGKLIEDAGLKGIRLGDAQVSDKHSGFIVNAGNATSDDVINLIRVVQKTVSDKFGVKLETEVKIMGEE from the coding sequence ATGTTGGATAAAAACCATGTTTATAGAATGTTTAAAAATATAATTGAAAGGGGCACTGTTTTAACAGATGAGCCTATGAGTAAGCATACTTCTTTTAAAATAGGAGGCCCTGTAGATGTTTTTGTTATTCCGGGTACGGTTCAAGAATTAGCTAGTTCAATCAAGCTATGCAAGGATGAAGGACTAGGCTATTTTGTAATGGGCAATGGAAGCAACTTAGTCATTAGAGATAAAGGTATGCGTGGCATTGTGATAAAAATTTCAGAAAGCATGAGTAATGTAGAGGTAAAAGGTACAAAACTAATTGCTGAGGCAGGAGCTCTTTTATCAGTAGTGTCGAAAGTAGCCCTTAGGAATTCCTTAACAGGGCTAGAATTTGCTAGCGGAATACCAGGATCCCTAGGTGGAGCAATAGCTATGAATGCTGGTGCCTATGGTGGAGAAATGAAGGACGTAGTAGCTAAAGTAATGTGTTTAGATACTGATGGAAATTTTGTAGAGTATGAAAATGCTGACATGAATTTTGGTTATAGACAAAGTAGAGTGCAGAATGAAAATTTAATTGTTGTTCAGGCAGAAATGGATTTAAAAGAGGGAAGTTATGAAGATATAAAGGCATATATGAATGAGCTTACTGAAAAAAGAACATCAAAACAGCCACTTAATCTGCCAAGTGCTGGCAGCGTGTTTAGAAGGCCAGAAGGATATTTTGCAGGTAAGCTAATTGAAGATGCAGGCTTAAAAGGCATTAGACTTGGGGATGCACAGGTTTCTGATAAACACAGTGGTTTTATTGTGAATGCAGGGAATGCGACTAGCGATGATGTAATTAATCTAATCAGAGTGGTTCAAAAAACTGTATCAGATAAATTCGGGGTAAAACTTGAAACAGAGGTTAAAATCATGGGAGAAGAGTAA
- a CDS encoding PHP domain-containing protein, producing the protein MRITGDYHTHTIYSHGKGTIRENVESAIEKGLKEIAICDHGPRHMGFGVKRYNFQKMRNEIDALNKEYKDINILLGVESNIVSYDGDIDVDDEIIKLIDILLVGFHFGAVPKSLGDAYKMFVLNYLGKFFKGIAMKARRLNTQAVINAINRYDIDLITHPGAKVDIDTRELAKAASKRGTALEINASHGFLTVEYIKIAAEEDVKFMINSDAHRPEDIGKVEKGIRRALEANLNIDRIINATN; encoded by the coding sequence ATGAGAATCACAGGGGACTATCATACACATACTATATATAGCCATGGAAAAGGAACTATAAGAGAAAATGTTGAGAGTGCAATAGAAAAAGGATTAAAGGAAATAGCAATATGTGATCATGGGCCGAGGCATATGGGCTTCGGAGTAAAGAGATATAATTTTCAAAAAATGAGAAATGAGATAGATGCTTTAAACAAGGAGTATAAGGATATAAATATTCTCTTAGGTGTAGAATCTAACATTGTAAGCTATGATGGAGATATAGATGTAGATGATGAGATAATTAAACTCATAGATATACTTTTGGTTGGATTTCACTTTGGAGCAGTGCCAAAGTCTTTAGGCGATGCGTATAAAATGTTTGTGTTAAATTATTTAGGCAAATTTTTTAAAGGAATTGCAATGAAAGCTAGAAGATTAAATACTCAGGCAGTAATCAATGCAATAAATAGATATGATATTGATTTAATCACTCACCCAGGTGCCAAGGTAGATATTGACACAAGAGAGCTGGCTAAGGCTGCTTCTAAAAGAGGAACAGCTTTAGAGATAAATGCAAGCCATGGATTTTTGACAGTTGAGTATATTAAAATTGCCGCTGAAGAAGATGTAAAATTCATGATAAATAGTGATGCTCATAGGCCTGAGGACATAGGTAAAGTTGAAAAAGGAATAAGAAGAGCATTAGAAGCAAACTTGAACATAGATAGAATAATAAACGCCACTAATTAA
- the rapZ gene encoding RNase adapter RapZ produces MKFIIITGLSGAGKSQAVKVFEDIGYYCMDNLPPALLPDFADLCLYSKRNIDQVAVVVDIRGGKFFNDLFKSLYDLEESGFEYKILFLDASDEVLIKRFKEQRRPHPLSTEGRIIDGIERERERLNEVKMKSNYILDTSNLTTAMLKEEIKNIFVEGKETKNLTVSIVSFGFKKGIPLDADLVFDVRFLPNPFYVAELKDFTGNDENVRNYVMKWEQTKTFIDKLIDMIDFLIPYYIKEGKSQLVIAIGCTGGKHRSVTIANVLYEDLKQKGYRVVMGHRDCEKA; encoded by the coding sequence GTGAAATTTATTATCATAACCGGTCTTTCTGGTGCAGGAAAGAGCCAGGCAGTAAAGGTGTTTGAAGACATAGGATACTACTGTATGGACAACCTGCCACCTGCATTGCTACCAGACTTCGCAGATTTATGCTTATACTCTAAAAGGAATATTGACCAGGTTGCAGTTGTTGTAGATATAAGAGGCGGAAAGTTTTTTAATGATTTATTTAAAAGTCTTTATGATCTTGAGGAATCAGGATTTGAATATAAGATACTATTCTTAGATGCTTCGGATGAAGTGCTTATTAAGAGATTTAAAGAACAAAGAAGACCTCACCCTTTAAGCACTGAAGGTAGAATAATTGACGGTATTGAAAGGGAGAGAGAAAGACTAAATGAAGTAAAAATGAAATCTAACTATATATTAGATACTTCAAATCTGACGACAGCTATGCTAAAAGAGGAAATTAAGAATATCTTTGTGGAGGGTAAAGAAACAAAGAACTTAACAGTTTCCATTGTATCCTTTGGCTTTAAAAAGGGAATCCCACTTGATGCTGATTTAGTTTTTGATGTTAGATTTTTACCGAATCCTTTTTATGTTGCTGAACTAAAGGACTTTACTGGAAACGATGAAAATGTAAGAAATTATGTTATGAAATGGGAGCAAACTAAGACATTTATTGACAAGCTTATAGATATGATTGACTTTTTAATACCCTACTACATTAAAGAGGGTAAGAGTCAGCTTGTTATAGCTATTGGATGTACAGGAGGAAAACATCGTTCAGTTACTATAGCCAATGTTTTATATGAGGATTTAAAGCAAAAAGGATATAGAGTTGTTATGGGACATAGAGATTGTGAAAAAGCATAA
- a CDS encoding gluconeogenesis factor YvcK family protein, giving the protein MKLTNIKQTNRALEERKRLAAAPKVVVIGGGTGLSVLLRGLKEYTSNITAIVTVADDGGGSGILREDLGMLPPGDIRSCLLALANTEPAMEKLLQYRFKEGRLKGQNFGNLFIAAMNEIHGNFETAIKEMGSVLAVTGKVLPMTLEDVKLYAKLEDEHIIEGESNIPVKNGEYKSKIDYVYIRPEKAKPVDEAIDAIREADCIVLGPGSLYTSVIPNLLVENIVDEIDKSESIKIYISNVMTQPGETDDYSVLDHVKAINKHSKERIIDYVIANVERIPEDTLNIYIKDGARPVIITEEEENILADMNIKVIKNNLIDIKKNYIRHDAISLSEIIVDLVMKEKKN; this is encoded by the coding sequence ATGAAGCTAACTAATATAAAACAAACCAATAGAGCACTTGAAGAAAGAAAAAGACTCGCTGCGGCTCCCAAGGTAGTTGTTATAGGAGGAGGAACTGGGCTTTCAGTTTTACTTAGAGGCTTAAAAGAATACACTTCGAATATTACTGCTATTGTAACAGTTGCAGATGATGGTGGCGGCTCAGGAATTCTTAGAGAGGATTTAGGCATGCTTCCTCCAGGCGATATTAGAAGCTGCTTGTTAGCTCTTGCCAATACTGAGCCAGCTATGGAGAAACTATTACAGTATAGATTCAAGGAAGGAAGGCTTAAAGGACAGAACTTTGGAAATTTATTTATAGCCGCCATGAACGAAATTCATGGAAACTTCGAGACTGCTATTAAAGAGATGGGCAGTGTACTAGCTGTGACTGGAAAGGTTCTTCCTATGACATTAGAAGATGTAAAGCTTTATGCTAAATTAGAAGACGAACATATTATAGAAGGTGAATCTAATATACCCGTAAAAAATGGCGAATATAAAAGTAAAATAGACTATGTATATATTAGACCTGAAAAAGCTAAACCTGTAGACGAGGCTATAGATGCAATAAGAGAAGCGGATTGTATAGTACTAGGACCAGGCAGCTTGTATACCAGTGTAATTCCTAACCTTCTAGTTGAAAACATAGTAGATGAAATAGATAAATCAGAGTCAATAAAAATATATATATCAAATGTCATGACTCAACCAGGAGAAACTGACGACTATAGTGTATTAGATCATGTAAAAGCCATAAACAAACATTCTAAAGAAAGAATAATTGACTACGTAATAGCCAATGTTGAAAGGATTCCTGAGGATACTTTAAATATTTATATTAAGGATGGAGCAAGGCCAGTAATTATTACAGAAGAGGAAGAGAACATATTGGCTGATATGAATATTAAAGTGATTAAAAATAATCTCATAGATATTAAAAAAAATTATATTAGACATGATGCTATTAGTCTAAGTGAGATAATAGTAGATTT